The DNA segment GGATAGCGGCAAAAGTTCATCGAAACTTATGAAAACCATTATACCGGCAACAAACGCAAGCGTGAAAGAAAGCACCGCCGGCGTAAGAAAAGGCATGAGAATAAATATCGCCACAACAGCCCCGGCGGGTTCGGCGAACCCGGCAAGAAAAGAATACCAGAATGCTTTTTTCTTGCTTTTTGTAGCATAAAATATCGGCATCGCGACGGCTATGCCTTCGGGTATATTGTGCAAAGCTATCGCGATAGCCAGCGCCACGCCCAGCTTTATGTTTACCAGGGCGCTCATAAATACCGCGAGCCCCTCCGGAAAATTATGTATGCCTATGCCTATCGCGGTAAATATTCCCGCGGCCATAAGCTTTTTGTCGTGGCCGGGCGATTTTATCTTTTCCGCTATATATTCATGAGGAACAAAAAAATCCAAAAGCATTACAAAAACGATGCCGCCGAAGAAAGCGATATTGGCTTTGAGGGGGCCAATGTTTACGATAGATGACGGCAACATTTCTACGAACGAAACATATATCATTACCCCGCCTGACAATCCGAGGGCAAATTGAAGATAGCTTCTCTTGAAGTCCTTGATAAAAAAAGTTATTAAAGCACCGACCACCGTAAAGATGCCTGCCAAAAAACTCAATAGTAGAGGTAGCCAGATATTAGGATTTATCATATATGATTCGCCAGATGGTTATATTTCTTTGTAAATCTCATGTCGCCGCATGGCACAGTCCATTCGGCATCCTTATAATATACAAAATCTTTGAATAATTTGGAAGTTATTCCATAGCCGGCCTCTATTACCTTCCAACTGAATCCTATCTCTCCGGCGGAGATTATATCAAGCTTTTCCGATAATGCCGGGACCGTCTCGGCGAGGGAATCACCGAATACGCGAGACATCACATTCATGCTCGTATATATAAAGAAGCTCTGCACGTGCGGCTTAAATTCTTTCTTCTCCAGATGGGTTGTATGAGAATTAAGCGATATACCGCATAATCCTATATTTTTCGGTTTGTCATGGAATAAATCCGAGTACTGCGACAACCAATGATCGTCGGATGGGCCGATGGCGCTTGAATTCATAAAAATTATATCGTTGGAATATCCTGTGGCTTTCAAATACCGGTAGCCGGCATCATACGCGCCGAAATCGAATCCTGAATTATCCCTGAATATAATATCAAGGATAAACGGATATTTCCTGCGCAGAGAACTATATAAAAGCTTTTTTTCCTTCATCTCGGGGCCGCCGGACGAATTTATAACCAGGATAACTTTGAAATCGGCGCCGGCCTTAAAACGCGACATATTTTCGAGAAGGCATCCAATGCCGCACCAAAATTTCCGGCGGAATATCGCTTTCCTGCGCCGCAAGGGATAATCGATGAAATCATTGAGCACTATCCTGACGCTTGGGCGGGCCATATCGTCGCGAGCGGGCCTGGTAATAAAAAATACTATGGCCGCGGCCCATACGAAGAATGCCGCCAGGGCGGCGCCTGCGGGCAAGACGATCCCTGACTTTACTTTATGCGCCATAACAACAGGGTTTCTGTAAACATAGGCTATTTCGGTCTCGGCGATCTTCTCAAGGCCGAGCCGCCTTACGAGAATTTGGTGCTCAGGGTCGATGACTCCCTCCGGATTTTTTATCCAAATAGTGAGCGCGGCGGAGGCGGCCGGATCGGATTCGGGCATTATGGGCCGAACCTCATTAAGCATCGCCGACGAAGATACCCTCCCGGAGAAGACGTAAAATATACCTGCAACGTAATTATAATTGCAGTAGATGATCTCGTCGGGGCGCGTCGTCGCCTTTATGATAGCCGTCAGTTCTTCCATATGCTTCTTCATGTAAATGGAAGACTCGAGAGCTGTTGCATTTTTAGGATCAGCCGCTGAAAATTGACAAAACGCGGAGCCGATATCCGGGGGATAGAATGTGGCGAGATAAAATATTACCCACGGAAGCAGTGCGCCATAAATCGCCGGGGATACCGCGCGGCGCCTTAAAAAAGCGGTGATAGCAGAATACGCTTCGTCGAACCCCAGCCCGGCAAGAAATATTAACGGCAAAAGCCCTTCCCCGCAGAAAAACCGGAAAGAATAGTCCTTGAGCATGGGCAACATCCCGATAAACATCGCCATATAAAAAAGATAGCGACCACGGCGTTTCAGAACGAAGAGCACGCCTAAAATCGTGAAGGCGTAGAGCCAAAGGTTCATTTCAAAATAACGGTTTATGTAATTATTAACGGTAAGGAAATAACTCCTGTTCAAAGCCATGTGTATCAGCCACGGGCTTCCTAAAATTATTCCTCCCGCTATTATGGGCAGAATAGTTTTAACCTCTCCCCTTCGCAACATGGCATAAATTACGAGGGTAAGAACCGCCATCCACGGTATCGCGCCGTGAGTATAAAACATAAGCCCTAAAAGCAGGACGCCAGATAATATCTTTCTTGTTTCGATCGCATAAAAGAGCAGGATAAAAAATATCAGAGCGATCGCCGAAGGTACGGCAGAGATGGAATTTAAAAAAAACGTATACGGCAAGGAGGCCGCGAGAACGGTAAAAAATGCCAGCCGGTCGTTGAAACGCCGCCTGACAACCCACAATATAACGGCAAGCAGTAACGGATATATAGCGGCAGAGACAAATCTCATGACAAAGAGCGCGCCTAAACCCGTATTATCGAGAGCCAATAGTATAACGTGAAAAAATGGAGGGTAAAGCTGTGGGCGGCCGATCGGCGCGTACTCCCAGAAGTCATGCAAAGCTATTCCGCCGGCTTCTTTAAAACCCGTCATGCATGCGGCGTGGTAATAGATATCGAGGAATACCGGCAGGGACTGCCATCTTATAATAAGGAGAGCGCTAAAAAGCGCTATTATGCCGAGCGCTCCCCAATGCCATCCGGAAATACTCTTTAGGCGATTCTTCATTTTTTCGCAGTTATCGCGGCAGTTATCGCGGCGCCTTTGCCGGAACCGTCTTTAGCAAGAACCGGCCTGATGAGCGATGCCTTAACACCAAATATCTCATCTAACGCCTTTCGCATATTTGCGGCGAACGTAGGATGTTTCTCGAATACGGAACCGTCGATTGCTATAGTATGGGCGTTCTCAAGCTGTGGATCCATCCTGGTAACGATAGCCGCTATGCAGGCGGCGCTTATCCGCGCGGCGCGGCATGAAACGATCCCGCATATATCTTTAAAAAGACCTCTGTCTTCTTTGGACGACTGCGAACATCCGAGTTTTTTCAGGATATCGCCTACCCCGTCGAGACCACGCGTCACGTCCGCTTCGACATCCGACATATATTCCGTTCCAAATCCGCCCTTTGTAAATAATCCCGGCATGGAGACGCAGGCGAATTCCTTCTTCGATGACATATCACTCAACACCATCCGCGCGACTTCTCCAAGATACATCCCGGAAACCATCTTCTCCAATATCTGCTGACCGGGATTGTCCGAAGCCTCATCGAGTTGCCTGTCGTATGAAGTGGAAATGAGCTTATCGAAATTACCCCATTCGATATTAATTATCATCCGCCCTTTTTTGCCGGATAAGGCAGGCCATTTTTTTATACGCGTCAACTCTTCCGGATAACATGCGTTTGTACCGGTTCCTATTATCACCCCCGCGTCGCAATCAGGGTCTTCGTAACTTTTGGCTATCAGAGTGCCGACGGTATCGTTTACCAGGGCGGAGATTTTTACGTTATCTATCCGCTTCCTCGCGAACGCTTCGTTCATCAACTTCACGACATCATTACCTACCACACCGGTCGTCTCGAATCCTTTTGTCCAGCACATCAGTATGCCGCTCGAGATCCCCGTCTGTCGTATCGGAAATGAGAAGGTAAAGCCGAGATTCAGGCGGTCTTTTCCGGTTAGATTATTTTTTTCCAGGAAAGCGCCGACGCTGTCGGCTATGAAATCGAAGAATATTTCCGCGGTGCCCGTTATCTGTTTCTTCTCGAGCGCAAACTTCATTATCACAGGTTCCAGCGCTTTGCGGCCGCCTTTAAGCGTAAGCTTCAGCACCCGGAAGTTCGTCCCGCCGAGATCGAGCGCGATGAAATCGCCTTTCTCGCCGCCTGTGGGCATGCCGACATATGTGGGGATCATTTTAAGCGAGCTCTCTTCTCCGGCAAGCCCCTTATCCATATCGAGATGGAACGCCTCCACAACCTTCCATATCATAGGAACCGGCAGGTCGAATATTCTACCGATCTCTTCGCGCATCGCCATATCCCGCACCCCCTGATACTACCGGCTTATATTAAGTATCTTATATTTCAACACACCCCTCGGCACCTGTATCTCGACCGAATCGCCTTTTTTATGGTTCAATAGGCCGGTACCTACCGGCGACTGGAGCGATATTTTGTTCTGGGCGTAATCCGCCTCTTCTTCGGATACTATCGTATATTCGAGTTCCTCGCCGGAATCGATATCTTTCAATTTTACGGTCGCCCCTACCAGAACCTCGTCGGAGGACATTTGTGAATTGTCGATTATTTGCGCGCTCGCAAGCTTCGTCTCGAGTTCGGCGATCTTCTTCTCGTTCATCCCTTGAGCGTCTTTTGCCGAATCATACTCGGCGTTTTCACTTATGTCACCGTGAGCCCGCGCCTCGCCTATCGCGCGCGAAAGCTCCCTGCGCTTCGTCGTTTTCAGATACTCAAGTTCTTTCCTCAGTTTCTCATAACCTTCCGGCGTAAGATGCGTACTACCCCTTGTCATAACTACCCCTATCTGGCCAACCGCGCAGGCTGACCGGTAATTTTATTCGGATAACCTACACGGTTATCCCGTAATCAACTCTTCCATGTCATGCGGTAAAGGCGCTTCGAACTCCATAGACTTCCCGCTGATAGGATGTTTAAACGCAATCCTTGCGGCGTGGAGGGCAACTCTACCGAACCTTAATTTAAAATCTTTCCTGAAAGCATAAACACTTTCGCCCACTATAGGATGGCTTATCCGGGCTAAGTGTATGCGTATCTGGTTTGTCCTGCCGGTAACCGGCTCCACCTCGAGAATGCTAAAATCCGCACTGCGTCGTAACGTCCTGTATTTCGTTACCGCCGTATCGTGCCGCTTCTTATTCCTATTATATATGCCGCTTTCTATCGTGTCGAAATCTTTCGGGATCCTGCCCTGGACGATCGCTATGTAGCGCTTCGATACTTTCCTCTCCTTAAATTGTTCCATCAAAGATTGCCGGGCGGACTTTCCTTTGGAATATACGATTATGCCTGAGGTTTCGCGATCGAGCCGGTGGCATGGATAAGCGTTCGCTTCGATGCCGCGCGAGTCGAGCTCTTTATTTAAAAGAGCAGTGAGCGTATTCGTCTCTTTTTTCGGCGTCGGGATTACGAGAAGTCCGGACGCTTTGTCGCAAACAATCAGCCATTCATCTTCGTAAATGATGCGGTAGCGTTTATCGCCCATAGGTTTAATTATACCATTTTGCGGTAATCAGCGTGAAGCAGTTTTGTAACCGCTCCCGGATGGCCTGTGCCTATAACAGCGTGGCCTATCTTTACAACTGGAATCATCTCCGCCAAAGAATTAGTTAAAAATACCTCATCGGCATGCATCAGCATATCACGCGTCACCGCGCATTCGGCGGTTTTTATTCCCAATTTGCCGGCCATTTCGATAACGACGCCGCGCGTTATCCCCGGGAGTATGCCGCTACCGGTCGATGGCGTCATCAAACGGTCTTTCTTTAAAATAAAGATGTTGCTCGTAGCCGCTTCGGCGACATGCCCCTTCAAATTAACAAGTATCGCTTCGTCAAAACCTTTTTTTTGCGCGGCAGATCTTGCCATTATATGTTCCAGGAAATTCAAACTCTTTATCCCGGATAGCGGGGAGCTTTCATTAATCGCGATATCCGATACGCAGGCACTTATGCCTCCGGAATAAAACGACTCCGTATATCCGTTAAATCGTTTCATTGTAATAATAACATTCGGCCGCGTCGCGAGCGGCTCTTCCGCAAGCGTAAAAGACCCTTCGCCGCGCGTTACGATAATTCTAATCGAGGAGTTCTTCATCTGTCCGGAAGAAAGCCCCCCTTGCATAACTCCGGCGATATCTTTTCTGCGATACGGGATCTTTATTCCGATACTATCTGCGGAATCGTATAACCTTTTAAGATGGTCGGCCTCTTTGAATATCCTGCCGGAATATGAGCGCAGGGTCTCGAAAATACCGTCGCCGTAAAGAAATCCGCGATCCGATATGGATATTGCGGCGTTCTTCGTATTCACAAATCTGCCGTTTTGCCAGGTTTTCACAGTTGCCACACTGCCTCCTTACCGAATTTGCGCCCCGGGGTGCAAATCCCAAGCGCCTTCATTATTCCCGCGGCCTTATCGATCGTCTCGGCATATTCCGCTTCCGGATCCGAATCCGCAACTATTCCTCCACCCACAGAAAAATATACCCGCTTACCTTTTGCGATAAGAGTTCTTATCACAACCGACGTATCCATATTCCCGTCGAACGATATATAACCTACAGCGCCTGTATATACAGAGCGTTTCACGCCCTCGAGTTCCTCGATTATCTCCATCGCCCTCACCTTCGGCGCGCCGGTTATTGAACCTCCCGGGAAAGAGGCCATAAGACAGTCGATGGGGGTAGCATCCTTCTTAAGCCTTCCTGAAACGGTGGAGACCATGTGGATCACGTTGGAAAACTTCTCTATCGCCGCCGGACGGTTAAGTTTCACCGTACCGTAATCGCATATTCTGCCGAGGTCGTTACGCTCAAGATCCACTATCATTATGTGTTCGGCGTTGTCTTTTGCGCTCAAAGAAAGCTCGCGCGAAAGCGCCTCGTCGCCGTCTTTTGTAACGCCACGCGGGCGCGTGCCTTTAATGGGGCGCGTCTCGATATATCTGCCTTTTTTGAACAAAAATCTCTCCGGCGAAGAACTTAGTATAGCAACATCGCCAAATCCCAGGTACGCGGCAAATGGCGCCGGCGAAATAGTCCTAAGCCGCGAATACAGGCGCGAGGGCTTAATATCGATATCCGCTTCGAACCTCTGCGAAAGGTTGACCTGGTATATATCGCCTTTTTTTATGTACTTCTTTGCCTTCTTTATAACCTTAAAATAGCCGGGCTTCGAAAAATTCGATCTCAGTCGCGCCGCCGGCACATCCGAAAGATTATCTCGACGAGAGATACCGGTCGAGAGGATATTTTTAAATTCCGCCAAACGATTGCCGCCGGCTATATAAGTTTTATGCTTCAGATTATCATACACTATCGCGGTGTCATAGAAACCCATTATACAATCCGGTACCCCCAGGTCATCAACAGCGCTATCGCGAAGGTTTTCGACAAAACCTTTCATGTCGTACGAGAAATAACCGACGCCGCCTGAGGTGAACGGCAGAGCGCGCGGGAGGGCCTTACGCCCGTATTGTTTGAATATATCTTTTAAAACAGCGAAGGGATTTGCCGTGAATGTTTCATTTTTGCCGCCGGGACGCTCGAGAGTTATGGCCGCGCCTTTACTTTTAAATACAAGGAACGGGTCACACCCGAGGAATGAAAATCTGCCTTGCTTAGCGTCGGTGAGCGCGCTGTCTAAGAAAAAAACATATGGACGATCCTCAAGCAGATGGAATATTTCTATCGGGGAGATTTTCTTCCGTATCTTTTCGATGGCCGGATTAGCCATTAAGCGCTTCCGAAAAAGCGTCCGCGAGAAGGTTTAGCGAGCTTAAAACCTCTTCACTCAGAGGAGACCCCAGGGCGGCCGACTTTGGCTGGATGGAAACCACGAATATATTAAGATCCTCTTTACCCGTCCTCAATAAATCGGTAAAAAGCCTCGGGGAAGGATTGTGAGTCGAAAAACTGACGTTCACTATCTCGTCGAGAGAAAATACGTTTACACTGCCCGGGATCATTCCCATGTCGGCGGCATCTATTAATATTACCGTATCGCACAATGTGGTGAGTATCGGAAAAATATAATTTTCCGGGGCGGTACCACAATCGAATAAGTGAGCATTGATAGCGCGCGTTTTCAAAATTTCTATCAACCTGGGGCCCAGGCCGTCGTCGCCACGGATGATATTGCCTATGCCCACTATCGACGCTTTCCCTGAAATCTTAGATTTAATGGATTGGGAAAGTTCGGATCCGGACAGTCCGTTAGAACTTTTCAAGAGTGGCTTTCCTTCTGCATTTGGCGCACAATATCTTCACGCGATCGCTTCGTACAACATAGTCGCGCGCCGTTTGAATAACGCTTTCACCAAAGCCCATACCTTTTAACGATTCCAAAAACAGTGTCGGATTAGAGAATGCCAAAGGACCTAATTTGCCGGCCACCCACCGAAGATGCGCGCGCGTCGTTATTACCTCGCCGCACTCCTCGCAAAGCGCCAGCTCTTTCTCATCCGTCGCCGAGATCATCGACGCCCTGTCGAATCCGGCCAGATCGAAATCGGTAGTATGCCGGATACCGGGCGGATTATCGGCTTTTGTAGTACACAGCGCGCTACACTGCCCGCAATAATGGCACTCGTCCAGATGCAGTATCATCCTGCGCGTCGCCTTATCCTTTGTAATCACATCCTTGAACTCTATCGCTCTCATAGGGCACACTAGCGCGCACGCGGTACAGCCGATACACCCTTCGTCGGAATACTGTGGCCTGCCGCGGAAACGCTTCGCCGGCACATGCGGCGCATAAGGAAATTTCGACGTATACGGCCCGGCTATCAGAGCCGTTATAGCTTCTTTAAGTTCTCGTAATTTCGGTAATCTCATATGCTAAGCTTTACCATGTTGGAAGAATGCCTCAATAACCGTTCCAAGTTTGATCCTATCTATATTCATATTCATCGCGCCCTCCTCCGCCATAGCTACTCTCCGATAGTACCGGTATATTGATCAACGACCGTCTCTTTACATGGCTTGACGTCCGAACGGTAAGCGCCTCTTGCCAGGGCATGCGCCGAAACCGGAGCGGTCAAAAGAATGAACACCATACATAGGAGCGCCTTAATACCTGTAGCGGTAAATCCCCTGCATATAAAAAGGCCGAGTAATATTCCGCACGTCCCAAGGGTCACGCATTTAACGGATGCCTGTAGCCGCGTATAAACGTCCGGGAACCTGACGAGCCCCAGACAACCGAAGAAGTCTAAGATAAGCCCGATAACGACTAGTGCCATCCCTATATTCTCATTCATCGAAATCTTTCCCCTCCAGATATTTCGCAAGCGCCATTATGCCTATAAAACTTTGTAATGCCCATGCAAGAGCTATATCTATATACCAGTCCCTTCCCGTCGGTAAACTTAATATAGCGCAAAGCCCGACGATAAGTATCCCAAGCATATCTACGGCAACAGCCCTGTCAGGCGCAGTAGGCCCTCTCAATATTCTGAAAAGGCAGAGCAGGACGGATATGAGAAGCCAGAGGAACGCCCTGGCAAGAAAATTGGACTGCCACATGATCATGGACGAAACCGGCGCGAATAATACCGCCACCGCAATGACCGTTATCAATATAAGCCCGAGCGCCCAGTTAAGATTTTTCATAATTATTCGAATATCCTCTTTAAAATACGCCCGTATTTATCCACAACCGGTAGCTTTATATCAGTCGAGGCCTGTGACTCTTTTAAGAACAGCATATGTATGTAAATATAACCTCTTTCTTTATCTATATCTACGGTCGTAGCGCCGGGCGTGAATGTTATGGAATTAGCAAGGAACGTAAGCCCTATATCCGATTTAAGATCCGTTTTAACTCTTATGGTGGCCGGCCTTATCGGTAATACCGGACAGGCAACCCTCCAGACTACATCTGTAGTTGCCTTCAGGCACTCCCATAAAAAAACCATTGCGTAGCAAACAAGCCAGAATATTCTTTTGGGCATATTCATCACGCCCGGCTTTTCAGCCGCAGAGGTCTTGGTGGTGCCGTCGGCCAGCTTGAATATATCCACCGTCATAAGCGTAACGAACAAAGAGATGATAATACCAAGGACGCACTGTTTGACATCGGCCGGCCATGTTAGCGCCAACCAGACGACGAACCATAGGATAAATAACGCGGCCTTTTTTATCATCTTACGACCCCGGGGTTGACACAGAAGGAACCTTTTACAAGAACGGCGGCCGCGTTGTTCAGCAGTGCGTTGCCCGCGTTCGGCATAAGTAAAAATCCTCCGGATATAACGATGACGGCCAGGATCGCGACCGCGACGGCCATGGCCATACTCCTCTTAGCCCCTCCACGGGTAGCGGTCTCATCGGGCCGCCTGCCGAAGAGTACCGGCGTAAGCGCCCTGAAGTAGTACGCAAGCGTAAGAATGCTTACGGCAACCGCTATGAAGGCGAGCACTGGCCTATTCGCCTGGATACACGCGAAAATTATTATTAGCTTGCTCCAGAACCCGCCGAGCGGCGGCACGCCGCATATCGAAAGAGCGCCTGCCATCATAGAATATCCGTTGACGGGATTTTTCGCGATTATTCCGGACATACGCTTAAGGTCGTTGGTCTGCTCGGAGTTTTCGGCGATCCCGGAATTTAAAAATAGCGCCGACTTGGCCACACTGTGATTAAAAAGATGAAGGAGCGCCCCTACGATGCCGAGCGGCGTTCCTATTCCGAGCCCTAGAAAGATATAGCCAACCTGGCTTATGCTCGAATATCCGAATAGCCGCCTTATATTCGTTTGTCCGAAAGCGAGTAAAGCCCCCACCAGCATCGAGAGAACGGCCAATGTTATAATGATTGAAGAAACCGCGGATGTCATTCCAAAAATATTAAAAAATATCCTGGCAATCACATATATGCCAAGCGTCTTTATGAGTATCCCGGAAGAGGCCGCGGGAATAGTGGCCGGGGATGAACTGTACGTATCCGGTAGCCACGCGTGAAAAGGCACAGCCGCGGCTTTGAGCCCGAAGCCCATTATGAATAACATACCAACAAAATATAAAAGTTTTGTACCGCCCGACGCCGCTATTACGCGGGCCATGTCGTTCATATTGAGTGTGGATGTCGCGCCATAAAGAAGCGCTATCCCGAGCAGGACGAAGCTGGACGCCACAGCGCTCATCACGGCATATTTGAACGACGCCTCAAGGGATGTCGGTTCGGTGCCAAATGCCACCAGCGCGTACACCGCGATAGACGCTATCTCCAGAAATACGTAGAGGTTGAATAAATCCGTCGTTATCAGGAGCCCGTTGACACCCGCCATCATTACCATAAGGAGCGTATAATATTTCCACTTATCGGTATAGCTCTTTATGTACCCTACGGAATATACCGCTATTAAAAATCCGACTAAGTTGACTGTAACCAGCATGAATGCCGATAGCGCGTCGGCGCAGAGCTGAATGCCGAACGGGGGCATCCAGTTTCCCACATTATAGGATGGCGCCCTGCCCTGCAGGACGAGAGCGGCTACGGCAAGCGAAACCGCCATCATAAAAAATGTAGCCGCGCAGGCAATAACGTCCGCGGCCGCCTTCATGCGTTTCGCGAAAAGAGGCGTCAAAAACGCCGCGGTAAGCGGTATCGCTATCAAATATGGTAGTATCGCCATCGAGGCTATCCCTTAAGTTTGTTTATTCGCGTTATATCGAATGTTCCGTACTTCTCGTAAAGCCGTATCGCGATCGATATCAATAGAAGTGTTATCGAAAGCCCCAGGACAATCACGGTCAGCACCACCACCTGCGGCAGAGGATCCACCATCTTTGTGATAGCCTGATCGTGAGCGTATATAGGAGAACGGCCGTCTTTTACATATCCTATGAGTATGAAGAAAAGATTTACCGCGTATCCCATAATGCATATGCCGATGATTATCTTTATGATATTCCGTTTCCTTAGGACACAATATAGCCCTATCGAGAAGAGCACCAGGCATAACATATATACCGTCATAAAAGTTTCTTTCTATTCCGAGTCTTTGTCCGCTTTTGACAAAAGTACCAGGGCTAAGAATATGGCAAACAACCCCGCGCCTACTATTATCATTTCACAAAATGGAATTATCGTGTAATTACTGAATATCCTGAAAGGCATATCGCCGGAAAATCCGTATATTACCGTGTAAAGGAACACGAGCGCGCCGGCGCCTATCGCTATCCGGAGCAGGTTCGCGCGCAGTCTTTTAAGCGCGACCTCTTTGCCGAATGCCAGCATTATATTTACGAATGAGAGCGCGACTATCACGCCCCCGGCAAATCCGCCACCCGGGGATTCATGCCCGGACATGGTAATATATACGCCGTACAGCAGGATAAACCCGAGCGTAAGACGCGTTACCGTCTTGACTATAAGGGTCATACCCTTTTCATGTTTTACGGCCTTAGTATCCATCGATTATCCTTTACGCCCTATTTTACGCGCAACCGCCA comes from the Candidatus Omnitrophota bacterium genome and includes:
- the mnhG gene encoding monovalent cation/H(+) antiporter subunit G is translated as MALVVIGLILDFFGCLGLVRFPDVYTRLQASVKCVTLGTCGILLGLFICRGFTATGIKALLCMVFILLTAPVSAHALARGAYRSDVKPCKETVVDQYTGTIGE
- a CDS encoding cation:proton antiporter, whose amino-acid sequence is MKNLNWALGLILITVIAVAVLFAPVSSMIMWQSNFLARAFLWLLISVLLCLFRILRGPTAPDRAVAVDMLGILIVGLCAILSLPTGRDWYIDIALAWALQSFIGIMALAKYLEGKDFDE
- a CDS encoding Na+/H+ antiporter subunit E — protein: MIKKAALFILWFVVWLALTWPADVKQCVLGIIISLFVTLMTVDIFKLADGTTKTSAAEKPGVMNMPKRIFWLVCYAMVFLWECLKATTDVVWRVACPVLPIRPATIRVKTDLKSDIGLTFLANSITFTPGATTVDIDKERGYIYIHMLFLKESQASTDIKLPVVDKYGRILKRIFE
- a CDS encoding proton-conducting transporter membrane subunit codes for the protein MAILPYLIAIPLTAAFLTPLFAKRMKAAADVIACAATFFMMAVSLAVAALVLQGRAPSYNVGNWMPPFGIQLCADALSAFMLVTVNLVGFLIAVYSVGYIKSYTDKWKYYTLLMVMMAGVNGLLITTDLFNLYVFLEIASIAVYALVAFGTEPTSLEASFKYAVMSAVASSFVLLGIALLYGATSTLNMNDMARVIAASGGTKLLYFVGMLFIMGFGLKAAAVPFHAWLPDTYSSSPATIPAASSGILIKTLGIYVIARIFFNIFGMTSAVSSIIITLAVLSMLVGALLAFGQTNIRRLFGYSSISQVGYIFLGLGIGTPLGIVGALLHLFNHSVAKSALFLNSGIAENSEQTNDLKRMSGIIAKNPVNGYSMMAGALSICGVPPLGGFWSKLIIIFACIQANRPVLAFIAVAVSILTLAYYFRALTPVLFGRRPDETATRGGAKRSMAMAVAVAILAVIVISGGFLLMPNAGNALLNNAAAVLVKGSFCVNPGVVR
- a CDS encoding sodium:proton antiporter; this translates as MTVYMLCLVLFSIGLYCVLRKRNIIKIIIGICIMGYAVNLFFILIGYVKDGRSPIYAHDQAITKMVDPLPQVVVLTVIVLGLSITLLLISIAIRLYEKYGTFDITRINKLKG
- a CDS encoding MnhB domain-containing protein yields the protein MDTKAVKHEKGMTLIVKTVTRLTLGFILLYGVYITMSGHESPGGGFAGGVIVALSFVNIMLAFGKEVALKRLRANLLRIAIGAGALVFLYTVIYGFSGDMPFRIFSNYTIIPFCEMIIVGAGLFAIFLALVLLSKADKDSE